In one window of Bos taurus isolate L1 Dominette 01449 registration number 42190680 breed Hereford chromosome 4, ARS-UCD2.0, whole genome shotgun sequence DNA:
- the LOC530077 gene encoding GTPase IMAP family member 5 isoform X1, with amino-acid sequence MSGYQLLGHIYHNKMEGLRQGGGDSCTTGGGGESLNPESSSLRIILVGKTGSGRSATGNSILCQPMFESKLGAQAVTRKCQRATGMWNGRSIVVVDTPPIFEAEAQDQEVYENIGACYLLSVPGPHVLLLVTQLGRFTEQDVVAVTRVKEVFGAGAERYMVILFTHKEDLGGGSLDEYVANTDNLRLRRLVRECGRRYCAFNNRALGDEQREQLAQLMAVIEGLEQEHQGVFLTNELFSDAQMLLQMGGDAHGEGQRRYLNKVRLQVAKQRQGLKEAESNCAFKTVFRLRAWIVVNYELCVCLVWCSLLFLLILLIILYHL; translated from the exons ATGTCTGGCTACCAGTTGCTTGGTCACATATATCAT AACAAAATGGAAGGGCTTCGGCAGGGTGGAGGAGACAGTTGCACCACAG GTGGAGGAGGAGAGAGCTTAAATCCAGAATCATCTTCATTGAGGATCATCCTGGTAGGGAAAACAGGCAGTGGGAGAAGTGCCACCGGGAACAGCATCCTCTGCCAGCCCATGTTTGAATCCAAGCTGGGGGCCCAGGCGGTGACCAGGAAGTGTCAGAGGGCAACAGGCATGTGGAATGGGAGGAGCATCGTGGTGGTGGACACGCCCCCCATCTTCGAGGCTGAGGCCCAGGATCAAGAGGTGTATGAGAATATCGGAGCCTGTTACCTGCTGTCGGTGCCAGGGCCCCACGTGCTGCTGCTGGTGACCCAGCTGGGGCGCTTCACCGAGCAGGACGTGGTGGCCGTGACCAGGGTAAAGGAGGTCTTTGGGGCAGGAGCTGAGAGATACATGGTCATCCTCTTCACCCACAAGGAAGACTTAGGGGGCGGATCCTTGGATGAGTACGTGGCAAACACAGACAACCTCAGGCTGAGGCGCCTGGTCCGGGAGTGCGGGCGGAGGTACTGTGCCTTCAACAACCGGGCCTTGGGGGATGAGCAGAGAGAGCAGCTGGCCCAGCTGATGGCTGTGATCGAGGGGCTGGAGCAGGAGCACCAGGGCGTCTTCCTTACCAACGAGCTCTTCTCTGATGCACAGATGCTCCTGCAGATGGGGGGTGATGCCCATGGAGAAGGTCAGAGGCGCTACCTGAACAAGGTACGGCTGCAGGTTGCAAAGCAAAGGCAAGGCCTGAAAGAGGCTGAGAGCAACTGTGCCTTCAAGACAGTCTTCCGACTCAGAGCCTGGATTGTTGTGAATTATGAGCTTTGTGTTTGTCTTGTTTGGTGCAGTTTACTTTTCCTTCTTATTCTACTGATCATCCTGTACCATCTTTAA
- the LOC530077 gene encoding GTPase IMAP family member 5 isoform X2: MEGLRQGGGDSCTTGGGGESLNPESSSLRIILVGKTGSGRSATGNSILCQPMFESKLGAQAVTRKCQRATGMWNGRSIVVVDTPPIFEAEAQDQEVYENIGACYLLSVPGPHVLLLVTQLGRFTEQDVVAVTRVKEVFGAGAERYMVILFTHKEDLGGGSLDEYVANTDNLRLRRLVRECGRRYCAFNNRALGDEQREQLAQLMAVIEGLEQEHQGVFLTNELFSDAQMLLQMGGDAHGEGQRRYLNKVRLQVAKQRQGLKEAESNCAFKTVFRLRAWIVVNYELCVCLVWCSLLFLLILLIILYHL; this comes from the exons ATGGAAGGGCTTCGGCAGGGTGGAGGAGACAGTTGCACCACAG GTGGAGGAGGAGAGAGCTTAAATCCAGAATCATCTTCATTGAGGATCATCCTGGTAGGGAAAACAGGCAGTGGGAGAAGTGCCACCGGGAACAGCATCCTCTGCCAGCCCATGTTTGAATCCAAGCTGGGGGCCCAGGCGGTGACCAGGAAGTGTCAGAGGGCAACAGGCATGTGGAATGGGAGGAGCATCGTGGTGGTGGACACGCCCCCCATCTTCGAGGCTGAGGCCCAGGATCAAGAGGTGTATGAGAATATCGGAGCCTGTTACCTGCTGTCGGTGCCAGGGCCCCACGTGCTGCTGCTGGTGACCCAGCTGGGGCGCTTCACCGAGCAGGACGTGGTGGCCGTGACCAGGGTAAAGGAGGTCTTTGGGGCAGGAGCTGAGAGATACATGGTCATCCTCTTCACCCACAAGGAAGACTTAGGGGGCGGATCCTTGGATGAGTACGTGGCAAACACAGACAACCTCAGGCTGAGGCGCCTGGTCCGGGAGTGCGGGCGGAGGTACTGTGCCTTCAACAACCGGGCCTTGGGGGATGAGCAGAGAGAGCAGCTGGCCCAGCTGATGGCTGTGATCGAGGGGCTGGAGCAGGAGCACCAGGGCGTCTTCCTTACCAACGAGCTCTTCTCTGATGCACAGATGCTCCTGCAGATGGGGGGTGATGCCCATGGAGAAGGTCAGAGGCGCTACCTGAACAAGGTACGGCTGCAGGTTGCAAAGCAAAGGCAAGGCCTGAAAGAGGCTGAGAGCAACTGTGCCTTCAAGACAGTCTTCCGACTCAGAGCCTGGATTGTTGTGAATTATGAGCTTTGTGTTTGTCTTGTTTGGTGCAGTTTACTTTTCCTTCTTATTCTACTGATCATCCTGTACCATCTTTAA